The following proteins come from a genomic window of Scomber japonicus isolate fScoJap1 chromosome 4, fScoJap1.pri, whole genome shotgun sequence:
- the ncoa6 gene encoding nuclear receptor coactivator 6 — translation MAHRRTPPQLSQRTEYLEADNDSDRDSGVGDDAGEDADSCHGSPLTEEEKVNKQDGEGGEDFTVFVAFQGNMEDEDFTQKLDTVLSGIPNMLDMDSERLQPQHVEPWNSVRVTFNIPRDAAERLRLLAQNNQQQLRELGILSVQIEGEGAINVAVGPNRGQEVRVNGPIGAPGQMRMDVGFPGQPGPGGVRMVNPSMVPPGPGMAGQAMVPGSSGQMHPRVPRPSSQTDVMDPMMPGMSVQQQQQLQHQQTGPHGPGPMPPQAAHHMQTLQTGRPLNPAALQQLQQHHQQQQAQQQAQLSQLGPRPPFNPSGQMAVPPGWNQLPSGVLQTPAAQGGPAWRKPPPQAQMVQRPPSLATVQTPSHPPPPYPFGSQQAGQVFNAMGQGQLQQQQQQGMGQFAAPQPKGPQAGPGGVAGQPRPPPPLPPTTGPQGNLTAKSPGSSSSPFQQGSPGTPPMMAQRPTTPQGFPQGVGSPGRAALGQQGNMQQGFMGMPQHGQTGAQVHPGIPKRPMAFPNPNFVQGQVSASTPGTPGGGSNQQLQSSQAMTHTGAQSSASTPNSMQGPLHAQPNAMGVQSGMAGLPPGTTAGPSMGQQQPGLQTQMMGLQHQAQPVSSSPSQMVQGQGGGQTVLSRPLNQGQRGGMTPPKQMMPQQGQGVMHGQGQMVGGQGHQAMLLQQQQQQNSMMEQMVANQMQGNKQAFGGKIPAGVMPGQMMRGPSPNVPGNMAQFQGQVGPQQMTPQQQQQMAQLQQQQLQQQQQHQLQQQQQQLQQQQQHQQMSQQQPQQVPIAGNPNQVIGMHGQQMRLPAGHPLIQQQLQQQQQLQQQQKQQQQAMLQQQQQQAAQQHQHPLGDPNSGTGDLGVQQMVPDMQAQQQQGMMTGPQHMQMGNGHFPGHGMNFNSQFPGQMPMGGPCGQAGGFPVSKDVTLTSPLLVNLLQSDISASQFGPGGKQGAGGGNQAKPKKKKPARKKKPKDGEGQQQIEGLGGLDVASGMEDSELPNLSGEQSLGLDNSGPKLPDFPNRPAGFPGQPGDQRVLQQVPMQFMQQQQQQQQQQQQQQQQQQQQQQQQQQQQQQIQHMQQQQIQQQQIQQQQMQQQMQQQQIQQQQQQQQQQQQLQQQQQMQQQQQMQQLQMQGLQNAQGQQGMTGPQSSGQGQPQMHPHQLQQQQQQQQAQQPHLQQQQQQQMMMMLKMQNEQAKNRMSIPPGGQLPPRGMGNPPEVQRLPVSQQGNMPVMINLQGHGGVPPSPDKTRGMPLMVNPQLSGAARRMSLPEVGQGPQGTGSEDAPAGAHPKQDRPGGPEMGVQAGNGTQQMIANQASNTHLMKQGPGPSPVPQHTGASPQQQLATQSQQAGPVPGLHFPNVPTTSQSSRPKTPNRASPRPYHHPLTPTNRPPSTEPSEINLSPERLNASIAGLFPPKINIPLPPRQPNLNRGFDQQGLNPTTLKAIGQAPPSLSLPSNNNGSVGGSNTNSQQPFSTGTGAGGAGAKQDKQSGGQGKRASPSNSRRSSPASSRKSATPSPGRQKGTKMAINCPPHQQQMVNPQGQTMMLSPTSIPPSPISMPSQMSGSMEAQQTQSPFHGMQGNPAEGVRESQGLMTAEQRQMPQPQPQLQPLRELSAPRMASPRFSTPQQPKPDLELQAGTVDRQPTHTAPLQDSEVSPALRAAPTSLNQLLDNTGIPNMPLRPVQSNTVGDFMGKDSPKSALDPERPPYSNSQGADTSVPVATTATINESEAKPKPAVPVPTSSPNLQPAVIPSLHPSTNVSSNTTPSLNQTPISSLGVSPSMNVNTTSSLCPTLSTNTNAAPSGTPNPVSSSQSTTAPAVSTSSNSSFALNPASSVLKPSPNPKPVTSVHSVIQLPASSTTISPNQITVFVTSNTRTSAPTPQVPTSMVSTMVAVPNKNIRPQDIRQQTPVPRQQFITTTPVFFQVPSSSVAPNTTVVSQAVTMMGPIQVSTTNIQLSAVPSSTQSTGVTMASTQLARSAVGQVQTATSVSSSSPVGTVAAPQQINPGALKTEHVGETGFAQKSNPSVQQPSPHPSPSASSPFQPPLSSPPPCSSPGAVNTLRKGPMSPSSTAQVKSKPAQAAAPVSGTAECQQSPVERPAQGPTGAVPPQVFHPPASPAIQNEALAPHTTAAASKNITSPTVSSPVPVPSQVAGPTQIVAQAPLPAPAPVSSPVQAVTSQIPTVTVVGTTTVVSSATVLSTVTPAQSPVPSIVPIVTVPGIVQEVPPTIPPPVVNPSGVPQAQSDAPAVEPPMTPAAGPAETNQTTPAPVQQEVPQSHEPAASEKTGEEVSTGPEQGWAKKRKTPINLVPRAAVEKPKGPSRRSSRAEKEVEEEPVADSGIRKRSARPGTSAAVKETGASPTQAKRRKSK, via the exons ATGGCGCATCGACGCACCCCACCTCAGCTGTCCCAGAGGACGGAGTACCTGGAAGCTGATAACGACTCCGACCGGGACTCTGGTGTTGGCGATGATGCTGGAGAGGATGCTGACAGTTGCCATGGAAGCCCATtaacagaagaggagaaagtCAACAAGCAAGATGGCGAGGGGGGAGaagattttacagtttttgttgCCTTTCAAGGGAATATGGAAGATGAGGACTTCACTCAAAAGCTTGACACTGTCCTCAGTGGTATACCTAACATGCTTGATATGG ACTCAGAGAGGCTGCAGCCGCAGCATGTAGAGCCATGGAACAGTGTGCGGGTTACCTTCAACATTCCTCGGGATGCTGCGGAGCGACTCAGACTGTTGGCCCAAAACAACCAGCAGCAGCTCCGAGAACTGGGGATTCTCTCTGTGCAGATAGAAG GGGAAGGGGCCATCAATGTGGCTGTGGGACCAAATAGAGGACAAGAAGTCAGAGTGAATGGACCAATTGGAGCACCTGGCCAAATGAGAATGGATGTTGGTTTTCCAGGTCAGCCTGGTCCAG GAGGCGTGAGGATGGTTAATCCATCGATGGTTCCCCCTGGGCCTGGCATGGCAGGTCAGGCTATGGTGCCAGGCAGCAGTGGACAGATGCATCCTCGCGTTCCAAGACCATCTTCACAGACAG ATGTGATGGATCCAATGATGCCAGGTATGTCAgttcagcagcaacagcagcttcAGCACCAACAGACAGGTCCCCATGGCCCAGGGCCCATGCCTCCTCAGGCAGCCCATCACATGCAGACTCTGCAGACTGGAAGACCACTCAACCCTGCTGCactgcagcagctacaacagcaTCACCAACAGCAACAAGCCCAGCAGCAAGCACAGCTTTCACAGCTTGGACCTAGACCTCCGTTCAACCCATCAGGTCAGATGGCTGTACCTCCTGGCTGGAACCAGTTGCCTTCTGGAGTCCTCCAGACTCCAGCCGCCCAAGGAGGCCCTGCCTGGAGGAAGCCCCCACCCCAAGCCCAGATGGTTCAGCGCCCTCCTTCCCTTGCTACAGTTCAGACTCCCAGCCACCCTCCACCTCCTTACCCATTTGGCAGCCAGCAGGCAGGGCAGGTATTCAATGCCATGGGACAGGGTCAgttacagcagcaacagcagcaaggaaTGGGGCAGTTTGCTGCTCCCCAGCCTAAAGGCCCACAGGCTGGCCCTGGAGGTGTTGCAGGCCAACCTagaccccctccacccctccctcccactACTGGACCACAGGGCAACCTCACTGCCAAGTCTCCGggttcctcctcatctccttttCAGCAGGGTTCACCTGGGACTCCACCCATGATGGCTCAGAGGCCTACAACCCCACAGGGTTTTCCTCAGGGTGTCGGTTCACCAGGAAGAGCAGCCCTCGGCCAACAGGGTAACATGCAACAAGGTTTCATGGGAATGCCCCAGCATGGACAGACTGGGGCCCAAGTTCATCCAG GCATACCCAAGCGTCCCATGGCCTTTCCAAATCCAAACTTTGTCCAAGGTCAGGTGAGTGCCAGCACTCCAGGAACCCCTGGTGGAGGATCCAATCAGCAGCTCCAGAGCAGCCAAGCAATGACTCACACAG GAGCTCAGTCATCAGCTTCCACGCCAAACTCAATGCAGGGCCCACTCCATGCCCAACCCAATGCTATGGGTGTACAAAGTGGCATGGCAGGTCTGCCCCCTGGTACAACTGCTGGGCCTAGTATGGGCCAGCAACAGCCTGGCCTCCAGACCCAGATGATGGGCCTCCAGCATCAGGCCCAACCCGTGTCCTCCTCCCCCAGCCAGATGGTTCAAGGCCAGGGTGGAGGTCAAACTGTCCTCTCAAGGCCCCTCAATCAagggcagagaggagggatgacCCCACCCAAGCAGATGATGCCTCAGCAAGGCCAGGGGGTGATGCATGGGCAGGGTCAGATGGTTGGAGGCCAAGGTCACCAGGCCATGCTcctacagcagcaacagcaacaaaactCCATGATGGAACAAATGGTTGCCAACCAGATGCAGGGCAACAAGCAGGCGTTTGGAGGCAAGATTCCAGCTGGGGTCATGCCAGGCCAGATGATGCGTGGCCCTTCACCAAATGTTCCAGGTAACATGGCTCAGTTCCAGGGCCAGGTTGGCCCACAGCAGATGACtccacaacagcagcagcaaatggCTCAACTCCAACAACAGCAGttacaacaacagcaacagcaccagttacaacagcaacagcaacagctacagcagcaacaacagcaccAGCAGATGAGCCAGCAACAGCCCCAACAGGTTCCCATTGCTGGAAATCCTAATCAAGTGATAGGCATGCACGGGCAACAGATGAGGCTACCTGCTGGTCATCCTCTTATCCAACAACAgttgcaacagcagcagcagttacagcaacagcagaaacaacagcaacaggCCATgttacaacagcagcaacaacaggcAGCTCAACAGCACCAACATCCTTTGGGGGATCCTAACAGTGGCACTGGGGACTTGGGGGTCCAACAAATGGTTCCTGATATGCaggcacagcagcagcaaggcATGATGACTGGCCCTCAGCACATGCAGATGGGAAATGGCCACTTTCCAGGTCATGGCATGAACTTCAACTCACAATTCCCAGGTCAGATGCCAATGGGGGGACCTTGTGGACAGGCAGGTGGTTTTCCTGTCAGCAAGGATGTAACACTGACAAGCCCACTGCTGGTCAATCTGCTACAAAGTGATATCTCAGCCAGCCAGTTTGGACCAGGAGGAAAACAAGGAGCAGGTGGGGGCAATCAGGCCAAACCCAAAAAGAAGAAACCAGCTCGCAAGAAGAAGCCCAAAGATGGAGAGGGACAACAGCAAATAGAAGGACTTGG TGGTCTTGATGTGGCTAGTGGCATGGAAGATTCCGAACTGCCAAATTTAAGTGGTGAACAGAGTTTGGGCCTAGACAACTCAGGGCCAAAACTCCCTGATTTTCCCAACCGGCCTGCAG GCTTTCCTGGCCAACCTGGAGACCAGAGAGTATTGCAGCAGGTACCCATGCAGTTtatgcagcagcaacagcagcagcaacaacagcaacaacagcagcagcaacaacaacagcagcagcagcagcaacaacaacaacaacaacaacaaattcaGCACATGCAACAGCAACAAATACAGCAACAACaaattcaacaacaacaaatgcaacaacaaatgcaacagcagcaaatacagcagcagcagcagcagcagcagcagcagcaacaattgcaacaacagcagcagatgcagcaacaacagcagatgCAACAGCTGCAAATGCAAGGTCTCCAGAATGCTCAAGGGCAGCAGGGAATGACAGGGCCACAGAGTTCAGGTCAAGGCCAGCCACAGATGCACCCTCATCAGttgcaacaacagcaacagcagcagcaagctcAACAGCCACACCTGCAGCAACAG caacagcagcaaatgatgatgatgctgaagATGCAGAATGAGCAGGCTAAGAATCGCATGTCCATCCCTCCAGGAGGGCAACTCCCTCCTCGGGGCATGGGCAATCCACCTGAGGTTCAGAGGCTTCCTGTCTCACAGCAAGGCAACATGCCTGTAATGATCAACCTTCAAGGGCATGGAGGAGTACCGCCATCACCTGACAAAACCAGAGGGATGCCCCTGATGGTAAACCCTCAG CTTTCAGGCGCAGCACGAAGAATGTCCCTTCCTGAAGTAGGGCAGGGTCCTCAAGGCACTGGATCTGAAGATGCTCCTGCAGGGGCCCACCCAAAGCAGGACAGACCTGGTGGTCCAGAAATGGGGGTACAGGCTGGAAATGGGACCCAACAGATGATAGCCAACCAGGCCTCCAACACTCACTTAATGAAGCAAGGCCCTGGTCCATCACCAGTGCCCCAGCACACTGGAGCCAGTCCCCAGCAACAGTTAGCCACTCAGTCCCAACAAGCAGGCCCCGTGCCTGGCCTTCATTTCCCCAATGTCCCCACAACCTCACAGAGTTCCAGGCCCAAAACCCCTAACAGAGCCAGCCCCAGACCGTACCACCATCCCCTCACCCCAACTAATCGTCCACCCAGTACTGAGCCCTCCGAAATCAACCTTTCACCTGAAAGGTTAAATGCCTCTATTGCAGGGCTGTTTCCTCCCAAAATTAACATTCCTCTGCCTCCCAGGCAGCCTAACCTAAACAGGGGATTTGACCAGCAGGGTCTCAACCCAACAACTCTGAAAGCCATTGGGCAGGCCCCTCCTAGCTTATCTCTACCAAGCAATAACAATGGCAGTGTGGGTGGAAGTAACACTAACAGTCAACAACCTTTTTCCACTGGTACCGGAGCAGGAGGTGCAGGTGCTAAACAGGACAAGCAGTCTGGAGGGCAGGGTAAGAGGGCAAGTCCTAGCAATAGTCGGAGGTCTAGTCCAGCCTCTAGTCGCAAGTCAGCCACTCCAAGTCCAGGAAGACAAAAGGGGACAAAGATGGCCATCAACTGCCCTCCCCATCAGCAGCAGATGGTCAACCCTCAGGGGCAAACCATGATGCTCAGCCCTACCTCAATACCCCCAAGTCCAATATCTATGCCCTCACAGATGAGTGGGAGCATGGAGGCACAACAGACCCAGAGTCCTTTCCATGGGATGCAAGGTAATCCTGCTGAGGGAGTAAGGGAGAGTCAGGGATTGATGACAGCAGAGCAGCGACAGATGCCTCAGCCTCAACCCCAGCTGCAGCCTCTGAGGGAATTATCAGCCCCTAGAATGGCTAGTCCTCGTTTCTCCACGCCTCAGCAGCCTAAACCTGACTTGGAACTGCAGGCAGGGACAGTTGATAGGcagccaacacacacagcacctttGCAGGACTCTGAGGTCTCACCTGCTCTCAGGGCAGCTCCAACCTCCCTCAACCAGTTACTGGATAACACGGGTATCCCAAACATGCCTCTTCGGCCTGTACAGAGTAATACTGTTGGGGATTTTATGGGAAAGGACAGCCCCAAGTCTGCTTTGGATCCAGAGAGACCACCCTATAGTAATTCCCAGGGCGCAGACACATCAGTTCCTGTTGCTACTACTGCCACTATAAATGAATCAGAAGCTAAACCCAAACCTGCTGTCCCAGTCCCTACCAGCAGTCCTAACTTGCAGCCTGCTGTGATTCCCAGCTTGCACCCTAGCACTAATGTTAGCTCCAATACTACCCCCAGCCTTAACCAAACCCCCATCTCGAGTCTTGGTGTCAGTCCCAGTATGAATGTAAACACGACTTCCTCCCTTTGCCCCACTCTTAGTACTAACACTAATGCTGCCCCGAGTGGAACTCCCAACCCTGTCTCTTCCAGTCAGAGCACTACTGCCCCAGCTGTTAGTACCAGTTCTAACTCCAGCTTTGCTCTAAACCCAGCTAGTTCGGTTCTAAAACCAAGCCCTAATCCTAAACCTGTGACAAGTGTTCACTCAGTCATACAGCTCCCAGCCTCTTCCACCACCATTTCCCCTAACCAGATCACTGTTTTTGTGACTTCTAACACCAGAACTTCTGCCCCAACTCCTCAAGTACCTACATCCATGGTCTCCACCATGGTGGCTGTCCCTAACAAGAACATTCGACCTCAGGATATCCGACAGCAGACCCCTGTCCCCCGACAACAGTTCATCACCACCACCCCTGTATTTTTCCAGGTCCCGAGTTCATCTGTGGCTCCCAATACCACAGTGGTATCACAGGCAGTCACTATGATGGGGCCTATCCAAGTTTCCACTACAAACATCCAGCTTTCTGCTGTCCCAAGCTCCACCCAATCAACAGGGGTTACCATGGCCAGCACTCAGCTTGCCAGAAGTGCTGTTGGACAGGTTCAGACTGCTACGAGTGTGTCCTCATCATCCCCAGTTGGTACTGTTGCAGCACCTCAGCAAATTAACCCTGGGGCTCTCAAAACAGAACATGTGGGTGAGACAGGTTTTGCTCAGAAATCTAATCCTTCAGTCCAACAGCCATCTCCCCATCCAAGCCCTTCAGCATCGTCTCCTTTTCAGCCACccctgtcttctcctcctccctgctctagTCCTGGAGCTGTTAACACACTCCGAAAGGGCCCCATGTCTCCATCTTCCACTGCCCAGGTGAAAAGTAAGCCTGCACAGGCTGCTGCACCTGTTTCTGGTACAGCTGAATGCCAGCAGAGTCCTGTAGAAAGGCCTGCACAGGGGCCCACTGGGGCTGTTCCACCCCAGGTCTTTCATCCTCCTGCTAGTCCTGCCATTCAGAATGAAGCACTAGCACCCcatactactgctgctgcctcAAAAAACATTACTTCGCCTACAGTCTCCTCTCCTGTCCCAGTCCCTAGCCAAGTTGCTGGTCCTACTCAGATTGTTGCCCAGGCTCCGTTGCCTGCACCAGCTCCAGTCTCAAGCCCAGTCCAGGCTGTAACTTCTCAAATTCCTACTGTCACTGTAGTTGGTACTACCACTGTTGTCTCCTCTGCTACCGTCCTCTCTACGGTAACTCCTGCACAAAGTCCAGTACCGTCCATTGTTCCCATTGTTACTGTACCTGGAATTGTTCAGGAGGTTCCTCCCACCATACCTCCCCCAGTTGTTAACCCAAGCGGCGTTCCACAAGCCCAGTCTGATGCCCCAGCTGTGGAGCCTCCCATGACACCAGCTGCAGGACCTGCTGAAACAAATCAGACCACCCCAG CACCTGTTCAACAAGAAGTTCCACAGTCACATGAGCCTGCTGCTAGTGAGAAGACGG GTGAAGAGGTCTCGACAGGTCCTGAGCAGGG ATgggcaaagaaaagaaagacgcCCATCAACTTAGTCCCAAG GGCTGCTGTGGAGAAGCCCAAGGGACCGAGTAGACGCAGTTCCCGAGcagagaaggaggtggaggaggagccaGTAGCAGACAGTGGCATAAGGAAGAGATCAGCAAGGCCTGGAACCAGTGCTGctgtaaaag AAACTGGAGCGAGCCCCACCCAGGCCAAACGAAGGAAGTCTAAATAG
- the LOC128357499 gene encoding glutathione hydrolase 7 has product MHSPAAEIVAGYPSGCVVDKDANPETTLGSACSPVDYMSITSFPRLPEDDAMSGENTLKSRKDDDNVLSEQDTDPDLFLKSARLQRLPSSASDLASHDIASLRETSRDPFTEECACQRDGLTVIITACLTFATGVTVALIMQIYFGDPQVFNQGAVVTDVAQCTSLGFDVLGKQGSSVDAAITAALCLGIVHPHTSGLGGGGVMLVHDIRKNETRVIDFRETAPSGILEEMLQTNLDLNPGRLVGVPGMLSGMHQAHQLYGRIPWKDVVTMAADVARNGFNVTHDLAEALAKVKDQNISDSFRDLFLPNGQAPLSGLFSRRLDLATILDAVAAKGISEFYSGNLTQEMAAAVQARGGVLTEDDFGNYTTVLQKPAEITYQGHHVMAAPAPHAGVALITALNILEGYNITSQLPRNSTYHWIAESVKIALGLVSGLGDPMFDTSVSELLAKMLSKSQASVLRQMISDSQAFPVSHYTTSFTLEEGTAAAQVMVMGPDDHIVSVVSSLNKLFGSGIVTPSGILLNSQILDFSWPNKTESSSPNPHNNLQPGKRPMSFLMPTVVRPAVGLCGTYVAVGSSNGEKALSGITQVLMNVLSSRKNMSDSLAYGRLHPQLQPNTLLVDSEFLDEDVEILQTKGHKVERIDVLSLVEGTRRTNDLIIGVKDPRSADASALTMSNMP; this is encoded by the exons ATGCATAGCCCTGCCGCTGAAATTGTGGCAGGGTACCCTAGTGGGTGTGTGGTGGATAAAGATGCTAATCCAGAGACAACCTTGGGGAGTGCCTGCTCTCCGGTGGACTACATGAGCATCACTAGCTTCCCCAGGCTGCCAGAGGACGATGCGATGTCCGGGGAAAACACATTGAAATCTCGCAAGGATGATGACAACGTCCTGAGTGAGCAAGATACAG ACCCGGATCTGTTTTTGAAGTCGGCTCGTCTCCAGCGCCTCCCATCCTCAGCCTCTGACCTGGCCAGCCATGACATTGCATCCCTGCGGGAGACCTCCAGAGACCCCTTTACAGAAGAGTGTGCCTGCCAGCGAGATGGACTCACAGTCATCATCACAGCCTGTCTCACCTTTGCCACTGGAGTCACTGTAGCTCTCATCATGCAGATCTACTTTGGAGACCCACAG GTCTTCAACCAAGGAGCAGTGGTGACAGATGTGGCTCAGTGTACATCTCTTGGGTTTGACGTTTTGGGGAAGCAGGGATCCAGTGTTGATGCTGCCATCACTGCCGCCCTCTGTTTGGGGATTGTGCATCCTCACACCTCTGGTTTAGGAGG TGGTGGAGTTATGTTGGTGCATGACATACGAAAGAATGAGACAAGGGTCATTGACTTCAGAGAGACGGCACCGTCTGGCATCCTTGAGGAGATGCTGCAGACAAACCTTGATCTCAAT CCTGGTCGGCTAGTGGGAGTACCAGGCATGCTCAGTGGGATGCATCAAGCGCACCAGCTGTATGGCAG AATACCGTGGAAGGATGTTGTTACCATGGCAGCAGATGTGGCCAGAAACGGATTTAATGTTACGCATGACTTGG CTGAAGCTCTGGCTAAAGTTAAAGACCAAAACATTTCGGATTCATTTCGGGATTTGTTCCTCCCCAACGGCCAGGCTCCTCTCTCTGGGCTGTTCAGCAGACGTCTTGATTTGGCGACCATCTTGGATGCTGTCGCAGCTAAGGGGATATCTGAGTTCTACAGTGGAAACCTGACGCAGGAAATGGCTGCTGCA GTGCAAGCAAGAGGTGGGGTTCTCACAGAGGATGATTTTGGAAACTACACCACAGTCCTACAGAAACCAGCAGAGATCACCTACCAGG gACACCACGTGATGGCAGCCCCAGCCCCACATGCAGGTGTTGCCCTGATCACTGCCCTTAATATCTTGGAGGGCTACAACATTACCAGCCAGCTGCCCAGGAACAGCACCTACCACTGGATTGCAGAG TCTGTGAAGATAGCTCTGGGTCTGGTGAGTGGGCTGGGAGACCCCATGTTTGACACTTCTGTCTCAGAGCTTCTAGCCAAAATGCTAAG TAAATCGCAGGCTTCCGTACTCCGCCAGATGATCAGTGACTCTCAGGCTTTCCCTGTCAGCCATTACACTACATCATTTACCTTGGAGGAGGGTACAGCAGCTGCCCAGGTCATGGTCATGGGCCCAGATGACCACATTGTGTCAGTTGTAAG CTCTCTAAACAAACTATTTGGCAGCGGGATAGTGACTCCTTCAGGAATTCTTTTGAATAGCCAGATCCTGGACTTCTCCTGGCCTAATAAAACAGAGAGCTCATCACCTAACCCA CATAACAACCTCCAGCCTGGGAAGAGGCCCATGTCCTTCCTGATGCCCACAGTAGTGAGGCCAGCGGTGGGGTTATGTGGCACATATGTAGCAGTTGGATCTTCCAATGGAGAGAAAGCTCTGAGTGGCATCACACAG GTGTTGATGAATGTTCTGTCTTCACGTAAAAACATGAGTGACAGTTTAGCGTATGGTAGACTACATCCTCAACTGCAGCCCAACACTCTCCTGGTGGATT CTGAGTTTCTAGATGAAGACGTGGAGATACTGCAGACCAAAGGTCACAAGGTTGAAAGAATAGATGTTCTGTCATTGGTGGAAGGCACCCGGAGAACTAATGACCTCATCATAGGGGTGAAGGACCCCCGTAGTGCTGATGCCTCAGCTCTCACTATGTCCAACATGCCCTAG